TGTTAGGCCGGTGGCGACGATATGCACAGAGTGTGGACCGTGACCGCACCCCTCCTCCGTAGGCGTCTACCTGATGTACCGTCAGTTTTATGACCCCTGCCGCCCGTTCCGGCTCCGCCCGCAAGGTCGCCGTCGTCGGTGTCGCCCTCTCGGACTGCGGCCGCGTCGACGAGGCGACGCCGTACGCGCTGCACGCCCAGGCGGCCCGCCGCGCACTCACCGACTCCGGCCTGTCCCGCGACGTCATCGACGGCATCGCGTCGGCGGGCCTCGGGACGCTGGCCCCGGTGGAGGTCGCCGAGTACCTGGGCCTGCGTCCGCGCTGGGTGGACTCGACCTCGGTCGGCGGCGCCACCTGGGAGGTCATGGCCGCGCACGCGACGGACGCGATAGCGGCGGGCCGGGCGAACGCCGTACTCTTGGTCTACGGCTCGACGGCCCGCGCCGACATCAAGGCACGCCGTCGTACGTCGAACCTCTCCTTCGGCGCGCGCGGCCCGCTCCAGTTCGAGGTCCCGTACGGGCACTCCCTGATCGCCAAGTACGCGATGGCCGCCCGCCGCCACATGCACGAGTACGGCACGACGCTGGAACAGCTCGCCTCCGTCGCCGTGCAGGCGCGGGCGAACGCGGCCACCAACCCCGACGCGATGTTCCGCGACCCGATCACGGTCGACGACGTCCTGGGCGGCCCGATGATCGCCGACCCCTTTACGAAGCTGCACTGCTGCATTCGGTCCGACGGTGGCGCGGCGGTGCTGCTCGTGGCGGAGGAGTACGTACGGGACTGCGCGTCCGCGCCGGTGTGGGTGCTCGGCGCGGGCGAGCACGTCTCGCACACGACGATGTCCGAGTGGGACGACTTCACGGTGTCCCCGGCGGCGGTCAGCGGCCGCCTCGCCTTCGAGCGGGC
The sequence above is a segment of the Streptomyces sp. Je 1-369 genome. Coding sequences within it:
- a CDS encoding thiolase C-terminal domain-containing protein, producing the protein MTPAARSGSARKVAVVGVALSDCGRVDEATPYALHAQAARRALTDSGLSRDVIDGIASAGLGTLAPVEVAEYLGLRPRWVDSTSVGGATWEVMAAHATDAIAAGRANAVLLVYGSTARADIKARRRTSNLSFGARGPLQFEVPYGHSLIAKYAMAARRHMHEYGTTLEQLASVAVQARANAATNPDAMFRDPITVDDVLGGPMIADPFTKLHCCIRSDGGAAVLLVAEEYVRDCASAPVWVLGAGEHVSHTTMSEWDDFTVSPAAVSGRLAFERAGVRPSDIDIAEIYDAFTYMTLVTLEDLGFCEKGEGGPFVEKGRLLRDGGLPTNTDGGGLSAQHPGMRGLFLLVEAVRQLRGQAGDGQVRRPDGTLPELAVASGTGGWFCSSGTVVLGR